From Carettochelys insculpta isolate YL-2023 chromosome 22, ASM3395843v1, whole genome shotgun sequence, one genomic window encodes:
- the LOC142024449 gene encoding C5a anaphylatoxin chemotactic receptor 1-like isoform X2, whose amino-acid sequence MNDTESYEYDPSAYTNFTAPDWETPPQPLTPLLGVSLVLYVLVFLLGVPGNAAVVWVTGCRMKRTVNTVWFLNLALADLLCCLALPFLAVPVAHHNRWDLGDFACKLLPSLTILNMFASVLLLTAISADRCALVTQPVWCQNHRTPLLAWGLCGAVWLLALMLTLPTFIFRTTRAEPFSDKVTCGVDYGRMAGYATEVSVAAFRFAAGFLVPFVVIATCYGRVLARLQSSRLGPWHRPTVLVLVVLGSFFGCWLPYHVVGLILATHGPGSHLYKLVVATQPLVVSLAYVNSCLNPIIYVGVGMGVGRSCLSYALQEQGTEREDKATSTSSRQAMETMA is encoded by the coding sequence ATGAACGACACCGAGTCGTACGAGTACGACCCCTCCGCGTACACGAACTTCACCGCGCCCGACTGGGAGACGCCCCcgcagcccctcacccccctcctgggGGTCTCTCTGGTTCTCTACGTCCTCGTCTTCCTGCTGGGTGTGCCGGGCAACGCGGCCGTCGTCTGGGTGACGGGATGCAGGATGAAGCGCACGGTGAACACCGTCTGGTTCCTCAACCTGGCGCTGGCAGACCTGCTGTGCTGTCTGGCGCTGCCCTTCCTGGCCGTGCCTGTGGCCCACCACAACCGCTGGGACCTGGGCGACTTTGCCTGCAAGCTGCTCCCGTCCCTCACCATCCTGAACATGTTTGCCAGTGTGCTGCTCCTGACGGCCATCAGCGCCGACCGCTGCGCCCTGGTGACCCAGCCTGTCTGGTGCCAGAACCACCGCACGCCGCTGCTGGCCTGGGGCCTGTgcggggcagtctggctgctggcgCTGATGCTCACTCTGCCCACCTTCATCTTCCGGACGACGCGGGCCGAGCCCTTCTCCGACAAGGTCACCTGTGGGGTGGACTATGGTCGAATGGCCGGTTATGCCACCGAGGTCTCCGTCGCCGCCTTCCGCTTCGCCGCCGGCTTCTTGGTGCCATTCGTGGTGATCGCCACCTGCTATGGGCGGGTGCTGGCCCGCCTCCAGAGCAGCCGCTTGGGCCCATGGCACAGGCCCACGGTGCTTGTGCTGGTTGTGCTCGGCAGCTTCTTTGGGTGCTGGCTCCCCTACCATGTGGTGGGGCTGATCCTGGCCACTCACGGCCCTGGCTCCCATCTGTATAAGCTGGTGGTTGCCACCCAGCCCCTCGTGGTCAGCCTGGCCTATGTCAACAGCTGCCTCAACCCCATCATCtacgtgggggtggggatgggggtggggcgaaGCTGCCTGAGCTACGCCCTCCAGGAGCAGGGAACAGAGCGAGAGGACAAGGCCACGTCCACGAGCAGCAGGCAGGCCATGGAGACAATGGCTTAG